A genomic window from Lycium barbarum isolate Lr01 chromosome 4, ASM1917538v2, whole genome shotgun sequence includes:
- the LOC132637719 gene encoding MADS-box protein JOINTLESS-like, whose amino-acid sequence MDNNRLKYTRDDSENVRNSILDRRATSLFKKVEEFSILCDVDVAIIIFRPGEAEPIVWKSIILAKEVLMMYLSFSEEIRLKKLEKLETYLSKKVNEQEERIRKLEKMKGEKEMELLFNQFMEGNNANELDARQIKGLLNMFRAKMDKLNERKKQLNQPPNPPNFKPADKIVTPSASSMKDLINYPWFVETMATKQNHFVLGGGRNTESAPTEGDDTNVEDDGHFKDLD is encoded by the coding sequence ATGGACAACAATAGGCTTAAGTATACTAGGGACGATAGTGAAAATGTGAGAAATTCCATCCTAGATAGAAGAGCAACAAGTTTATTTAAGAAAGTAGAAGAGTTTTCAATTCTATGTGATGTAGATGTCGCTATAATTATTTTTAGACCAGGAGAAGCCGAACCCATTGTTTGGAAATCTATAATTTTGGCTAAGGAGGTATTAATGATGTATTTGAGTTTTTCTGAGGAAATAAGGCTTAAGAAGTTAGAAAAACTTGAAACCTATCTTTCAAAAAAAGTGAATGAGCAAGAAGAAAGAATCAGAAAATTAGAGAAAATGAAGGGGGAAAAGGAAATGGAACTTCTCTTCAACCAATTTATGGAGGGAAATAATGCTAATGAACTTGATGCTAGACAAATTAAAGGTTTGTTAAACATGTTTCGTGCTAAGATGGATAAACTTAATGAAAGAAAGAAACAACTCAATCAACCTCCAAATCCTCCTAATTTCAAGCCCGCTGACAAAATTGTTACCCCATCAGCAAGTTCAATGAAAGATTTGATCAATTACCCATGGTTTGTTGAGACTATGGCTACTAAGCAAAATCATTTTGTCTTAGGGGGTGGAAGAAATACAGAGTCTGCCCCAACAGAAGGCGATGACACCAATGTTGAAGATGATGGACATTTCAAGGACCTTGATTGA